Genomic segment of Acidimicrobiia bacterium:
GGTAGCCACCGGCCTCGATGTAGGCATCAAGGGTGTGGACCGATCCAACGACCGTTCGCGAGAGGCGGGACTGGTCGTCGCCAACCACGAGCGAGGCAGTGACCGAATCAGCGGGCTCTGCCGCCGCGAGGATCTCGACGATCTGCTCCGCAGCTGCCGGTGCCACGACCCGTGGGCTTCCCCCGACGACCTGGACGAAAGCAGCGGAGCCCTTGTCGCACTGCCCGAGACACGGCGACCGCTTCCACATGGCCCCATCGATGTCCGAATCTGCTGGGCCGAGGGTGCTTGTCAACTCGGTGAGCATGCCATCGACACCGGACGCAACACAGGCGATGTCATCGCACACATGCGCCACCCTCGCCGGTGTCGGCTCTGTTGCGATGAGGTTGTAGAAGGTCGCAACGCCGTATGCCTCTGCGGGTCCGAGGGTCAGACGATCTGCGATGTAGTTGATTGCCCCGTGGCTCACCCAACCGACGGCATCTTGGACGGCGAGGAGGGCGGGAAGAAGCAGGGGTCGCTTGGTGACCGCTCTCCGGAAGCCGCCGTAGGCCACCCTGTCGTCGGTTCCGGACCGGTCGAGACCGCCAGCCCACCGTGAGTCCGGCAGCCCGAGCACCTCGTCGACGGCAGCTCGCTCGACCGGTGTTGCAACATCTGCGGTGGTCTTGATATCGATGGCCTACCCCGCCGCCTCGAGCCGTTCGATGCGTACCGCGGTTGCCTTGAACTCTGCGGTTCCCGACTTGGGGTCCCATGCGTCGAGCGTGAGCGTGTTGACATCACCATCGTCGGGCCAGTGGATCGCCATGAAGGCGAGGCCGGGTCTGAGACCGTCACGGTATCGCGCCGGAACCTCGATCGACCCACGCCGTGACACCACCCGCACCGGGTCCCCGTCAGCGATATGCATCCGGCTGCCGTCGATCGGATCGATGTCGATGACGGCGCCGTCGGCGATCGGCGACTGATATCCCCCGCTCTGGACCCCGGTGTTGAACCCGTCGAGGCGACGCCCCGTGGTGAGCCGGATGGGGAACTCCGGCGACAGCGAATCCACCGGTGGCGCCCACTCCACGGGGATCATCGGCGCGGGATCACGCGACATCGGATCCTCCCACAGCCATGCGTGAAGGAACTGGGTGCCGGGATGCTCGTCGTCGGGGCATGGCCACTGGAGTCCACCATGTGCGTCAAGCCGTGCGTAGGACATGCCGCGGTGCATCGGAGAAAGGCTCCGGACCTCGTCCCACACTTCCTCGGCCGTCGGATGACCCCAGATGTGGCCCATCTCGTTGGCGAGGAGGCACAGGATCTCGATGTCGTCCTTGGCGTCGCCGGGCGGGTCCAGCGCTTTGCGCATCAACTGCACCCGCCGTTCGGAACTGGTTACGGTGCCATTCGACTCTGCCCAGCCTGCCGCCGCCGGGAGAACCACATCAGCGAGCGTCGCCGTCTTGGTGAGAAGGATGTCCTGGACCACGAGAAAGTCGAGGCCACGCAGGAGCTCGACCGCTCGCTTCGCATCGGCTTCAGACTGTGCCGGGTTCTCGCCGATGATGTACATCGCCGTGATTTCGCCCCGTTCCATGGCATCGAACATTTCGGTGACATGCCAACCCGGCTCAACGGGGATCTTGACGCCCCATGCCGCCTCGAACTTGCCACGATGATCGTCGTTCGTCACATCCTGGAAACCCGGGAGCTTGTTGGGGAGTGCGCCCATGTCCCCACCCCCCTGGACATTGTTCTGTCCCCGGATCGGTACGAGTCCCGACCCGTACCGGCCGACATGACCCGTCAGGAGTGCAAGGTTGATCAGCGAGATGACATTGTCGGTCGCGTTGTGGTGCTCGGTGATGCCAAGGGTCCAGCACAGCTGTGCGGTCGGCGCCATCGCGTAGTCGTGCGCGAGTTGGCGGATCGCATCGGGAGGAACCCCCGTCACCTCGGAGCCGCGCTCGAGGGTCCACTCGTCGACCGAGGCGGCGTAGGCGTCGAATCCCGAGGTCGCTCGCGAGATGAAGGCCTTGTCGGCGAGGTCGGCGTGAATGATCTCCCGAGCGATCGTGTTCGACAGTGCGATGTCGGACCCGACATCGATGCCGAGCCATACATCGGCCCACTGGGCAGATTCGGTTCTGCGAGGATCGACGGCGTACATCTTCGCGCCGCCACGGACACCTTTCATGAGGTGATGGAAGAAGATCGGGTGGGCGGCCCGCGCGTTGGAACCCCACAGGACGATGAGATCGGTGTGTTCGATCTCTTCATACGACGAGGTGCCGCCTCCCGCTCCGAGGACTGTCGCCAGACCGACGACGGATGGAGCGTGTCAGGTCCGGTTGCAGCTGTCGATGTTGTTGTTGCCGATGACCGTGCGGGCGAACTTCTGAGCCATGAAGTTCATCTCGTTGGTCGCCTTCGAGCACGAGAACATCCCGGTCGCGAGGCCGGGATTGTTGTGGAGCCCTTCGGCGGTCCGTGCGAGGGCTTCTTCCCAGGTGGCTTCCCTCAAGCGGTTGTCGACCCGAATCATGGGGGTGGTGAGCCGTTCGTAGCGCTTGCCCATCATCACCTCCTTCCCGTGCGGCACCGGTCAATCTACCACCGCGGGTGCTCGGCATCGGTGGCCCCACATCGACAACGGGTACTGGGCACGAGTGGTCTGTCGCCCAGATGCGGAGCGCGATTCGTCGAGTCATCGCCGTCATCTGGCAAGGACGCACAACGAAGGCGTATTCGTGAATGCGTCAAGGCGGAGAACGAAGCCACAAGGCGTCGAGACCGGGGATACGCCTTCATCACTTGGCCGACTGACCACTAGGGTCGCAACGCGAAGGAGGGTCCTGTGGTCACATGGCACGCGCAGCAGGCCTGGCTCGGGGGCACCGGGCTCGAATCCGATGTTGCGATCGTCACCGACGGGGGCTCGATCACCGAGGTGCAGCCGGGGTCGGTCGTGGATGCCGACCGGTACCTGTCCGGAGTGGTGATCCCGGGGCTTGTGTCTGCGCATTCCCACGCGTTTCACCGCCTGCTCCGGGGTCGGACCCACGGGGCCAGGGGTGATTTCTGGTCGTGGCGCCGGTCGATGTATGAGCTTGCCCGAACCCTGACCCCGGAGAGCTATCGCGAGCTCGCAACCGAGGTCTTCGCCGAGATGGTCGACGCTGGCGTCACCACGGTCGGGGAGTTCCATTACCTCCACCATCGACCCGACGGTGCCCCCTACGACGACCCCAACGCGGTCGGCATCGCACTCATCGAAGCCGCAACGGTGGCCGGGATCCGGATGACGCTCCTCGACACGGCGTACCTCTCCTCGGATGTCAGCGGTGCACCGCCGACACCGGACCAGATCCGCTTTTCGGATGGATCGATCGATGCGTGGAGGGACCGCGTCGCCATGCTTGCCGCTGCGGTCGCCGACCGTGAGATGGTCCGGCTCGGTGTCGCAGCCCACTCGGTGCGCGGCGTGCCTATCGATGATCTCGCCACCGTTGCGGCGACGGCCGTGGAACTCGATCTACCGTTCCATATCCATGTGTCGGAGCAGCGTGCCGAGAACGAAGCCTGTCGCACGCATCACGGTCTCTCACCGGTGGGGCTCTTGTCACGCGAGGGTGCGCTGACTCCCCGGACGACGCTCGTGCACGCGACGCACCTTGAGGAGGGCGACATCGAGCTGATCGCTGCGGCTGGCTCGATGGTGTGCCTCTGTCCGACCACTGAGGCCGATCTCGGGGATGGAATCGGTCCGGCGATCGAGCTCGCATCAGCGGGTGTTCCGCTGTGTCTCGGCTCCGATTCGAACGCGGTCATCGACATCCTCAGAGAGGCCCACCGACTCGAACACCACGACCGGCTCCGGCTGCTGCGGCGCGGCGTCCACAGCCCGAGTGCCCTGATGGCAGCGGCGACAACCACGGGGATGCGGTCACTCGGATGGAGCGACCGCGGCATCGCTGCGGGAGGTGTTGCCGACTTCGTTGTCGTGGACCCGACCTCGGCGGACCTGCGCGGAACGGGCGGCTCGATCGAGGCGATCGTATTGTCAGCAACCCGCGCGAGCATCACCGAGGTCGTGATCGGCGGCATCCCCCACACCCCCCGTTGACGCGTACCCAGGGTTCTGGTTCAACTAAAGGTCAACTCTGGCCCACAGAACGAGGGACGGTCAGGCGATCCTCGGTAGCGGTTGTTCGGGTGTCAGCACGGCCGCTGCAGCGACGATCAGGGGGCGGATAATATCGCTGCGTCTCGGCGATGTGAAGTCGATGTGTTCCATCGTCGCGGAGACCGCTGCGAACATGGCGGCGTGCGGATGATCGTCGGGCACCCGCACCGCAAGCTTACCGAGCGAGATCGCCTCGCCAGGGTCACCTCCACGGAGGATCTGCGTGATCGCGGCGTGGAAGCTCGCATAGACCGTGTAGCCGACGGGATCGACCGGCATGATGCCGCTACCCACCGGCTCCCCGACCTTGTCGGGCCTGCGTCCCTCGACGAGATCGAGGAGATTCCGGCCGAAGACTGCGTGGTAGGCATCGGGCTGATATCCCGCAGCGGCGGCAACTCGCATGACGACGGTCGAGATCATCTTCGGCGAACCGTACGGAGTGTCAGATGCGTAGAGAATCCGATCCGGTGCAACGGTGGCGAAGAGCATGAGGAGGGAGGGGG
This window contains:
- a CDS encoding formimidoylglutamate deiminase, which gives rise to MVTWHAQQAWLGGTGLESDVAIVTDGGSITEVQPGSVVDADRYLSGVVIPGLVSAHSHAFHRLLRGRTHGARGDFWSWRRSMYELARTLTPESYRELATEVFAEMVDAGVTTVGEFHYLHHRPDGAPYDDPNAVGIALIEAATVAGIRMTLLDTAYLSSDVSGAPPTPDQIRFSDGSIDAWRDRVAMLAAAVADREMVRLGVAAHSVRGVPIDDLATVAATAVELDLPFHIHVSEQRAENEACRTHHGLSPVGLLSREGALTPRTTLVHATHLEEGDIELIAAAGSMVCLCPTTEADLGDGIGPAIELASAGVPLCLGSDSNAVIDILREAHRLEHHDRLRLLRRGVHSPSALMAAATTTGMRSLGWSDRGIAAGGVADFVVVDPTSADLRGTGGSIEAIVLSATRASITEVVIGGIPHTPR
- a CDS encoding molybdopterin-dependent oxidoreductase; protein product: MGKRYERLTTPMIRVDNRLREATWEEALARTAEGLHNNPGLATGMFSCSKATNEMNFMAQKFARTVIGNNNIDSCNRTUHAPSVVGLATVLGAGGGTSSYEEIEHTDLIVLWGSNARAAHPIFFHHLMKGVRGGAKMYAVDPRRTESAQWADVWLGIDVGSDIALSNTIAREIIHADLADKAFISRATSGFDAYAASVDEWTLERGSEVTGVPPDAIRQLAHDYAMAPTAQLCWTLGITEHHNATDNVISLINLALLTGHVGRYGSGLVPIRGQNNVQGGGDMGALPNKLPGFQDVTNDDHRGKFEAAWGVKIPVEPGWHVTEMFDAMERGEITAMYIIGENPAQSEADAKRAVELLRGLDFLVVQDILLTKTATLADVVLPAAAGWAESNGTVTSSERRVQLMRKALDPPGDAKDDIEILCLLANEMGHIWGHPTAEEVWDEVRSLSPMHRGMSYARLDAHGGLQWPCPDDEHPGTQFLHAWLWEDPMSRDPAPMIPVEWAPPVDSLSPEFPIRLTTGRRLDGFNTGVQSGGYQSPIADGAVIDIDPIDGSRMHIADGDPVRVVSRRGSIEVPARYRDGLRPGLAFMAIHWPDDGDVNTLTLDAWDPKSGTAEFKATAVRIERLEAAG